The Glycine soja cultivar W05 chromosome 4, ASM419377v2, whole genome shotgun sequence genomic sequence AAATGGCTTCCAACTCTTTTGATTATTGTTCTGTAATTTTTCATATCACTTAACTGGAGGAAAGTTTAAGTCTTTGAAATAACTTATACAGTTACATTATGAAGATTTTGTTTTCATATACTAAGAATTACTGCCAGCTATTTGATCGTGATAAGTTTaatagaattttcttttttttttccccatCTCTCAGAGAGCTTAGCAAAATTCCCTCGGAGAACAAGTGGTTCATCTGGACCTCGTGGTCAAGCACAACAGCATGAAGAACAATtacaacagcagcaacaacaacagatgGTGGCCCATAACTCAAATGGTGATCAAAACTCAGTACAAGCTGCTGCCATGCAAATTGCTTCTAGCAATGGTATGGTTAGTGTAAATAACACTGTCAACCCAGCATCCACATTAACCTCCACAAGCACTATTGTTGGTCTTCTTCACCAGAACTCTATGAATTCTAGACAACCAAATTCAATGAACAATGCAAGCAGTCCATATGGAGGTAGTTCTGTTCAGATTCCATCCCCAGGTTCCTCCAGTACAGTGCCACAAGCCCAGCCAAACTCATCCCCTTTTCAATCACCAACACCATCCTCTTCTAACAACCCCCCACAAACATCTCACCCTGCTTTAACATCTGCCAATCACATGAGTACAACAAACTCTCCAGCTAATATTTCCATGCAACAACAGCAGCCATCTATTTCTGGTGAACCTGACCCTAGTGATGCTCAAAGCTCAGTCCAGAAAATCATACACGAGATGATGATGTCCTCCCAGATTAATGGCAATGGTGGAATGGTTGGTGTCGGATCTCTTGGAAATGATGTGAAGAATGTAAATGGTATTCTGCCAGTGAGTGCCAATACAGGGCTCAATGGTGGCAATGGCTTGGTGGGTAATGGCACAATGAACAGTAATTCAGGCGTTGGGGTTGGTAATTATGGCACAATGGGTCTCGGTCAATCTGCTATGCCTAATGGAATCAGATCTGCTATGGTAAATAATTCAATCATGAATGGAAGGGGAGGAATGGCGTCTCTTGCCCGGGATCAAGCTATGAATCATCAACAGGATATGTCAAACCAACTACTTAGTGGACTAGGGGCCGTTGGTGGTTTTAGTAATCTTCAATTTGATTGGAAACCTTCTCCTTGAGAGCCCTTTGTAGATTTATGAATGTTGTGGTTCTTGACAGTTGCTCATGCAACATGAGCAATGGTATTTGCCTTCGGCCCCTGATGATATGGCAGAAAGTATTTGGGTTGGGTAGTCACAGGGCGTAGGCCACTGTGCTAAtatatgaatttatatataagaaatgaaaatttgttGGCTGGTTGTGTGGCTGATGGGGCTGATTTTTCTTGTGAATTCAAGtgtaactttttatattaatttttcttatgagCTTTCACAAACTCATCCCTGATATACACGCACACACTTGAGGAAGGTGACAAGTTTTGGGATACAAAAAGCAACTGGTTGTTGGGGGAATAGTTAGATATTGTCCCAAGCAATGATCAATTTGAACTTCGTATGCACAAGGAAGTAATCAACATTCAATCATTGAATGAAGTTTGATTATCCAATGTAAcatttacaaaatgaaaaataagagtACAAGTATTACTTAAAATTGTCAAATCCCAGAAGGAAAGATGGTCTTTAAACTTATAAACAAACACTATCTATTGCCATTTAAGGAATGGAAAAGAATTGAAGAGAATGAAATTTGCAATGTCACTATTGTCACTTCTCCCATTCCATCCCTTCAATTCTAGCACTGTAATGCATGCAATTGTTTATCATTTTCTCAGTTTATAATTCAACATATTTTTCCACTGTTGCGGACAGTGTAGATTTGGGAACGGCGCCAATtatgctttcttttttctctccatTCTTGAAGAACAGAACTGTTGGTATGCTTCTGATGCCGTACTGTGTTGCTATGTTTGGAGAATCATCTGTGTTAAGCTTGTAGCATGCAATTTTTCCAGCATAATCCTTTGCTAACTCATCGATAACAGGCGCTATCATCCTGCATGGACCACACCACGGTGCCCAAAACTCTACCAGCACAGGGGTCTCACTTGCAATCACAAGGTTATTCCAGCTTGAGTCAGTCACCACTTTAACTGCAAAGTTTGATCAAACATATGCATTATTTCATTAGACAAGACACCACATAGAGGGTTAAGTCACTTAAAGCTTGAGTGTGATTTAAAACTGCTACCTAAATGCATTCTTATGCCCCATGGAGAAACAAATTCAGAATTCAGTACAAGAAAACAAGCACATCAATTTCAAGATGAAATTAGAAAATCAATCAGCTACTTCATTCAAGCAAATGTGTGTCTGCATGAAATCAATCTCTGCAATGACACTACTAAGTGTACGTGAAGTTTTAACTCGTTTTATCGCTCTTCGTAAAACACCTGACACTATCACCACGTGTCGGctgtataatttttatataggtATCATTCTTTTTAACTTCAGTTTTCTATAAACTGTGCAAATGCATGAGCCACTACCTAGTTTTAATTCTTGTCATAAAACACAttctattgtaatttttttaaactacagTATCTGATTTAATATCTTCTATTTCTTCACGTCTTTTTAGGAGACCTTTTTTAAGCGTCTCTTAGAATGACTAAAATTCATAATGAAGATTTAAATAGGAAAATCATGTCATAAAAAAGGTTATTTAGGTTCAATTTGAATAAACTTATAAAACGAATaattataagagaagaaaataagaaagtaaataaattaaaattagccaatgaattaaattatagaagttttcttatttaatttcttcaaaagtTTATTTTACTCTATTATGAGAGAagtttaattcaatttattttatgagtaCTAATTGAGAAATTTATCCGCAATTTAGCTTTAGTACTAAAGAAATAGAAAAGCAAGTGGAAAGGAAAGCTACTAAAGTTgaggataattaattaattaccttcATTTACTGCTTCACGAGCATTGCAAACAAAACGGGACTTTCTATAGGCAGCACCGGTTGAGTAAAGAGAAGGGCATGACAGTGTTGAGTTTTGCAAGGATTTCTTGAAACCTCTGTGAGTTGGGAAGACAAGCTTATCCCTTGAAGATGGAAAGAATGGAGAAAGGCATTGGGGTGTGGCTGTGCCTACTGTGGTCACTCGTAAACAGTTCTCCATGCCCATGCTAGCTATGCTTTTTTGTGTAAATTCTAGTTAAACAAACAACTGTGGAAAATGCACTCCTAGACTTGTGGATAAGCTCATGTATTATTGtgctgttttttttcttcttcaatttgtTTGGTTTGATTATGCAGTATCTCCCTATGTGGATATTATTACAAGATTGTGAGGTTCTAAGAAGGCTCAAGTTCATGTGGATGTCATTTATGTTTCAAACCCCTCTACTTTTTTTCATCCTACTAAAAAAGTACAAATTGTCCAAAATTCTCAGAACCAGAAACTAAGGTGTGTGCATTAACTAcccaaaagagaaaattaaagaagaaatatttctttatgtattttcttttaaagatttaaatcttgataatttattaatgttttttaattcgtttttttcttttttgttaaatacTTTTAGCTTGTCAAGTCTCAACTTTTATATTTCAGTTCACCTACTTAAGTTATTGGATgataattatatcattttttaagtatttaaatttttatacttttattttaattattaaaattgtagTCCTTACTTATTATTCACCAAATAAAAAAGGCTTACTTATTTAATCATACAAtgcaaataaaattgaaaacgagttttgaaaataattgtttgaGTCAAACTTCaagtaattaaaattagttttttctaGAATTGATGTGATATCAGCTCCACGAGATCGTGTGGTTGTCAAAAGAAATGCAGGAATGCAAGGTCAGGACTAGTTAGAATCGGAATCAATCAATCCACTCATGGTTTCGTTCCACTTTGATATTATTAACGAACAATGAGCATCCATAGAGCCATAGCATATAGCATCTTTTGATTATTGTACGTTCGATTAGTATATGTAATGTATGTCTCATGTCATATCTATCAAGAGCTTGAGACTCTACTTATCATCTACGCTATATAACTAGATGTTCTTGAAACCTCGGCTCTCTAATGGTGGTTTTGGTAcaacaaaaaattgtaattgagAATCAATTTTTCTGGATTTGTTCTCTGTAATTGGCGTATAAATctttagtaataataataattaaaggtaaacaaatccaaaagatatattttagaggtttaattaatcatatagtCCTTATATTTGTGTCAAACTCTTTGTTTAAGGCCTTATACCTAAAAATTATAGGTTTTAGATTCTCTGAGTatattcttttatgttttagtttctATTAGTTTGTTTATTACATGTAAGACCGTTATAAAATAGAGACATAAGGATCAAAATGTAAACACGtgatttaaaggactaaaaaattaattaaacttgaACTTGCAAAGGGAATTGATTGGATCTTAAAGCTGCTGTCAGCATGACAGGATAAGCTGGACCAAGAATTTCAGAATTGTTGTCTTGATGAATACAAAAACCAAATATCTGCTACGTAGAAAAATGTTCATCTGATTCAAATTCCTCAAATGATTGTGACCAGACCACTTAACAAGGCAGCATAATGCTGATGGTTCACTTAACATGTGAATAaccaattattatataaataactaatcAATAAGTTGCTGCTCTTGAATCTTAAGAAAGAAAGATTTTTACTCTGATTCctgtttatgaaaaaaaaactcttgcTGGGCAGACAAATTGGTAGTTGAAGGACCTTATCTATATGATAAGTGAACTTGATTGAACACCAATGTCCAAGGCTTTATGCATATTGTCGATGGTGGACCAACATGATAACTTCATAATTATCTGAAAACCGTTTTATTAAACTGTACAGAGGCAAAAGGAAGATGATGCGAAATAATTAACCAAGAGTCCAAGAGTTAAAAAAATGCTCCGTTAGATTGGTCTAATACCAACGCGTCAACTTGCATTATTGGATATATTTCTTCAAGCagattactatttttttatatgaaacgTCACATTACCATGTCAAGTTGCCACTTGAACAGAAAATTGGTCACAACTAGCCTACATACAAAATACTTGTTAACCATCCTTCCAATCCCGTAAGTGCATTCAAACATGGAGAAAgacttatatttatataactgTTTTTTGGTGAACCAGGTATCCTTTGGATCTCGAGGTTCTAAAATTCACTCCaaggaattaattttttttcaaaatatatttttctataagcATGAAAAAATGTCAAACTCTTGATCAAAGAATAAAGTTATCTATCAACTTATGTCATCCATGTTGGTATATTTATAACTTGAAGAAGATTCTtcactcaaataaaaaatataaacacgagttatcaaaataataaataaaatataaacagtTGCAATCCATAATACACATCTGTTATGAGGGGTGCGAAAAGAGGAGAATAAACAAGTAGGGTAATTAGggacttttaatttattataaaattaaaaggagGTGCAAGATGATATTTATGGGGTGCAGGAAGTAACAACCTTTACTCCCTGGGTGCAGAAAGGATTCAGCCAAATGCTGTAAGGAGTTGTTTGGTTGTGTTCAAATGAGAAGGAaaggagaaatttttttaaaaaatttgtgtgGTTCTCAACCTCTTTCTTTAtactttaattcattttttttttcaattctcaTCCATTCATTTCTCTTCCACACAACCAAACTACCCCTAAGTCTACATACAATATCTGTGGAGTGGACCACATCTAAACTTTCTTTAGGATTTCCCTTATATTTTCTCATTTCACAAGGCTTCTCTTCTCtgcttagttaatttttaacacTCTGAGTGATAGTGATGGTTTTCATATATACGTTTTagctgtttttattttttcaaaaaacttcattttcttAGCTGAGATAGTGAGttgtttgtaagaattcaaTTGGGATAAAATGGTTCAAGaattctaacattttttattcataggaATCAAAGACAGATGCGAGATTTACAACAAGTCTCACATCCTGCTCAATTAAGTGATCTAGATTCCCATAGTAAGACTTCTAAATGTTGATACTTGTGTACAAagttaaaactaaaaactataCTTCTGTGCTTTGTCTAAATACTTGTTTTGTTCCCAATAGATCCAGTTATATTTCCCTTGACTACATTACCAATGCACCAAAACACACATCCTCACAGATAAACTGTTGTAGGCTCgaatctatatctatatataccATTTACAGGAGCCTTGTTATGCTTTAGTtgtttgtttcgttttgatgTTTTGTTTGCTTAGTATATAACAGAGTGTTGGTTTCTAGACACTAGAAGAAGGTTGTTTAtatcatttgatttttattttttaacaaattatcgaaatagaaaatatttatgaGCTTAAGCTTCATTGCTTTATGCTCCCTTGTCCTCCAGCCACGTTAAGGAAAGCACTTAGATAATATCAAAATTCGTTATTAGCTTAAGATTGTACGCTAGTATACATGTGGAAAAGCAAGCAAACACTATAGTAGGAACATCAGAAGTATTCTACAGTCTAAACAAGCAAGCAAACACTACATTACCAATACTAGTTTGTGTCTATTGCCTAACATAATTGATTAATGATTATCTTGGTAACTTCCATGCTGAAGCAACGATCAAGCTTTTGTCTTCCCAACCAAAGTGAAGTGCACCCATTTCCTCCTTAATCTTGTACCTGTCGCAATACACCACCTTAATGAGTTGTCGGATTTCATCAGTCACATTTGTGCTCATGGGGGATGAAGTGAAGCCAGCCATTGTCATCCTTGCTCTCCATTTTCCTGCAACTTCATACCGTTCTATCCTATCCTCGCCCTCACACGCAACGACATTGACAATGTCCCTTGCTAAGCATTGCCTTTCAACATTCATCCTGTCTTGGCTTTCTCTAGGAAGAGTAGCATCAAGTGACTCAAACACAGCAGAGTAATAATTGTAGGCCTCAACAAATCTAGGTAAGAAGGGGGTGGTGTTTGTGTTCACATCTTGCTCCACCACTGTCACAAGCTTTGGATTCAAGCTCTTCACCAAGCGAAGAAGTTGGTCCCGTTCGTTTGCTGTTGAAACACTCTCGTCGGGCATGTGATGAAGCTGGAATGCAAAGTTCACCACAAGTGCTTCATCAGGACTACAGTCGAGCATTGATGGGGTGACAATGGAAGTCCTTGATGCCACTGCTCGAAACTCGAATGGCAAACCAAGTGCCTCTGCAAGTTTTTCTAGTCTTTGTCCTATGTTCTGTAGGCCTCCAACAGATCGCTGCACAGACTCAGGATCATCAACTCCAGTCAACCTAACATGG encodes the following:
- the LOC114410355 gene encoding thioredoxin M-type, chloroplastic-like, translated to MGMENCLRVTTVGTATPQCLSPFFPSSRDKLVFPTHRGFKKSLQNSTLSCPSLYSTGAAYRKSRFVCNAREAVNEVKVVTDSSWNNLVIASETPVLVEFWAPWCGPCRMIAPVIDELAKDYAGKIACYKLNTDDSPNIATQYGIRSIPTVLFFKNGEKKESIIGAVPKSTLSATVEKYVEL